ATGcattatgtatacagtataaaacaataaatataggcTATCTGCCATTTTTCTCTTTAATGCATGAATGTAATTAAACTAATATTAACCCTCATGGTCTGAACAACCCTTATAATtgctaaaaacagaaaacaaaaaaaaaacatgcttgatATAATTTTATGAGGACTGACTATAAACAAAACTTTATCTTGATGACATGCTCAAAAagttacttttgttttgttttaatgcattttactAAAATTCTGGTCCTGctttatattaagtgtctttaactactatgtactaacattaaaatacatacaatacattgTATTTGTTGTGTAACTACATGATGATCTGCAAAATTCTTACAAGATTCACTTTTGCTGCTACTGAATTTGAGGTATGGATGGGTTTAGGGGTACGGGTTAGTTTAGGTAAGTGTAAcaaagatccaactcaaaagggtaTTTATTTTCCCACATTTTTCAGTGATTCACAAAACTCAAATTATGCTTTTCAGCGTAACAAGAAATTATgatcactctctctcctcctgaCTAGCGCCTGACTCGCTTTTAAAGctcgtctccactctcactgcaatgacaaacagctgttaaacAATCATTGCCAGGAGATGATCCTTACCCTTCTTATCTCCTGATCTCGCTAACCACGTCCCCACCACCACGTACCCCCATCgccatctggcctgcccagtactcccccccatttctggataGAAAGCCTACAACAGCCATCTGCAAGGTGGTTTGGaaaccaccttgaacttaaaaggctgaagagccagatgccaatgggtgatccacgcattggtatccttcatgtgacGGAGCCACTGGAATGGGacgtggtccaaacagagggtgaaagcacgtcccaggaggtagtactgAAGGGTGAGAACCgcccagacactccttctcaacagTGCTGTACCTTGCCACTCTTGCCGGAAGCTTCCGGCTGATGTGCatcaccgggcactcctccccctcaacCACCTGGGAAAATACCGCacccaaccccctgtctgatgcgtcggtctgtacaacaaaagggagagaaaaatcaggagcatgtaacaatggcccaccacaaagcgtagctttcacctgcataaaagcctgttggcatggctccgaccactggaccgggtctggggctccctttttagtgagatcggtcagCGAGCTGGTgatgtccaaataattaggcacaaaccttctataatagccagccagccccaggaactgtctcacctcctttttggtcttaggtctcgggcaggccaCAACCGGTGTGCAATTTTGGgggcgcacctgcccgtgacccaagtggaaccccagatactgtgcCTCCACCCATtcaattgcgcacttcttagTGTTTGCCATGAGTCCTGCCCATCGCAGCACCCTCaaaactgccctcagatgctgcatatgccgctgccattcattaatgtatataatgacgtcatccagataggcagcagcgtacgtagctggggccccaaacaaactgaacagaagggtcacaaattggtgtaagccaaacggtgtggagaagtccattttcttgacattggtgttaaggggatctgccataACCCTTAGTTAAattcagtgttgaataaaagcgagccgcgccAAAccaagcagttcatcaatacgaggcattgggtatgcatcaaatttagataatgcattgacttttctataatccacacagaatcagaCCGAGTCATCGTTCTTTGGAACTagcaccaccaggctggcccagtcactgtgggattcttctattaccccatatcgagcatggcctttaattcttctcaaaccacattttttgtgctcgggtaatcggtagggatgactacgcaccactacccctggggttgtttggATATGGTGTTtttatgaggttcgtatgaccagGAAGGGGCAAGAACACGTCCGAGAATTCTCTTTGATTATGGTCTCTATAAGTGACGGGGTGCagcgattggcttttaagttcacctccggcctgagctcctccctctccggtacCAAGGTTGAGGTGGAAAATTTGCCATGCTCTGCCCCATCCATTAGTTTAACCTCATAactgacttccccaactcgcagtgtgacctcaaagggcccttgtaaatttgcgagtaatttagagcttgatgtgcgtagtaatacaaggactctatctccctgtgtaaattcccatagctgagctcccctgttatacagcagGGTCTGACATTCTTAAgactgtagcaaattctcctgtgatagtttccccaatgtgtggagttttgctctcaggtcaagaatgtattgaattttgtttttgctgtttgaaggtccctcctcccaattttgcCTCATAACATCCAAGACACCACgaggcttacgcccatataataattcaaatggggagagcACCATGGAGGCTTGCTGGACCTCTTGAACTGctaataacaggggttcaagccacttatcccaattccgagtaTCTTCGttcacgaacttatgaatcatgtttatcagggttttattaaactgcTAGACtaagccatctgtttgtgggtggttgATGCTTGTccaaattgatttaatacccaatagtTCATACATAAaattagtgccttgatcagtgaggatttatttcagaatccccactcgggagataattctgaagagtgcccttcgcaacactacgtgctgaaatgttgtgtaaaggcactgcttctggatatcgcattgcatagtccaccagaacctgccctaagtgacccgccatcagattacaatgagccatctggaatcacatttcctgacggctcttcggtatcaataactgggttgtatcttcctttgtctcagtgtcctgcatcactcgatacaactggtcatttataatagaaaagtacgaaTAGGCAAGTGCAATGTCTGACTGAAGATgatgaccatcaatcactctcacttggtcgaaggcgtgcctaaGAGTCTCGTCTCGTGTCTGCTTCAGAGGGAAATCCCTGccggggaatcctctaagggctggggaagccgagacttccccctcccttacgtcatcctgatgcagagctgacgtagatggctctgcctccccagccagagcatcacaaatcccacacaGAGACAttctgttacaggacccatccgcacaaatttcccttaatagaGTGGAAACGCTGTCCAATTCATgcccaaaattagcggatgggtgagatGGGGACTAACCTCCGCctcaacactatgcttttgtccacAAAATTGAATCGTCACGGTCACTACAGAATAAtcgtggatatccccatgcacacaccttaccttcaccttgtgactagcacccaaagctttgtttgaaccaggcattgatggatggaggtttggctgcagtccaaatccaccaaggcctggtatctACCCCCTGAAAGCGTTGGCGCTGCTGCTTGGGTGTCTggccgacccgttgcaggatggcttttttcAAGTCggcatacaccaggaggttctccaCTGGTAACTGCTGTgctgcgagttgggcttcccctgACAGCAGTGGAATTAACCGGACCGCCCTCTGGGTGCTCGGCCATCTGCATGCCCCCGCCGTCTGCTCAAAGAGCTCCAAGAAGGCCTCCGGATGCTCTAGGGGGCCCATCTTGACCAGTGGAACCTGGGGCGGGGTATGTGGTACATCCCAGCTTGATCGGGCGGCCTTCGTGCGTAGGAAACCCGAATCAATGtgcccacctccatcactgggcaCTGTTCCCAGAAATGCATGGGCTacccgcagctccaacagaccagcccaggctCCACGCCAATGCCCATGACACCACCCTGGGAGTGAGAGCAGAGAGGGGCAGGGGAAACCGGCAGGTATTGCAATCCCAGGAGTCGAGGAGCCGGTATGGGAGGAGGAACAAGACAGAAAGCAGGAGGAGGAGGGGAGACAggagaacaagagagagagagagagagaagggtctCGGGGCTTCCCGGCTtgccaccatgtggtcctctgccaacTGGATGGCTGTTTGGGGTGACGcagggcagtggcactggacccactccactgtcCCTCTCGGAAGTCgagcgatgaactgctccagtaccaccagatcaatGACAGCTCCGATGTCGcattgctcagccagcaaccacctctggCAGGGATCTCAGAGCTGTTGGACGAAGGCGAACGGGCGGCCGATATCACCAGTGGTCAGGGAGTGAATGCGTTGGCGCTGCTGCTTGGGTGTCTggccgacccgttgcaggatggcttttttcAAGTCggcatacaccaggaggttctccgCTGGTAACTGCTGTgctgcgagttgggcttcccccgACAGCAGTGGAATTAACCGGACCGCCTTCTGGGTGCTCGGCCATCTGCATGCCCCCGCCGTCTGCTCAAAGAGCTCCAAGAAGGCCTCCGGATGATCTAGGGGGCCCATCTTGACCAGCGGAACCTGGGGCGGGGCAGTAACACCCTCCTGGTGCAGCAAGCTCAAGAGCTCAATGAATCACTGCTCCTGTTCGGTGcgcagctcgaggagggcctgatactgtgtctggtggatgctggcgggGGTCTTGACCACGTCCTCCAGAGGCGAGTGATCCATGGCGGCATTCTTTCTCGCTtaattcctgggtttcggcaccagtgtaacaatgttcacagttagggaaaaggaggaagcgggagacggcgagaTCCAACTCTAAAGGGTCTTTATTTTCCCACACTTTTCAGTGCTTCACAAAACtcaaataatgcttttcagcGTGAAAAGAAAGGATGATCAAACATCAACACACTGCTGCGTGCAACTCTCTCTCCTCTTGACTGGTGTCTGGCTCacttttaaagcccgtctccactctcactgtgATTCTCACAATGACAGACAGCTGttagacaatcattgccaggtgatgatccttaccgttctctcctcctgatctcgctctccattcacaaaccagtGCCtgaccacacccccaccaccacagtaagggttaggtttaggggttaggttaatagtgtaactacagatgtaattaaatgcaggtactttaaatgtaagtacaatgcaacagcacatatatacataataagtacattgtatcaaatgcttaagtagaTAGTAGTTAAAGGCACTTAATATAAAATGATTCataatgtgtttttgcttagatttACTCTACTGGGTAACAGTCAACTTTCTCTTCACTGTGCATGAGAAAAAAGAAGCTTAAAACTTCATTTGCATTTGTCTAATGGGATTTATTAGGTCAGAGAGAAAGTTTCATTGATTTAATTGGATGATAATTGGTTGGTTTGgaaattattcttatttttttttacatacaaataGCATTGGGGTCTATGGAACAGTAAAAATGAAGAAGGGAAAGTCAATGAGGGATATAAACAAGTCTGAACTTTATAGATGTACTGCGTAATGGTCAGCGAGAAGTGTCACGTCGTTTGGCAGTTCTGCTGGCCCTCATAAGAAAAACCCCCTTGAGAAATGGTCGTTAATTTATACGCCACTCGTGTTTCATGGGGCAGTTTGTAATGTCATATCTTGAGCTTTCCAGGGAATGTGGCAGCTCTGCTTGCGTCATTCATACGGTGGTCAGTCTGTGTCTGCTCAGAAAGTCGATCTGTGGGCTCTTTCCGTTTCAATGAACCAAAACAACTCCCTTTCCACAACCCTGTAATGCAGCTTTgggttttgtatttttattagtggtgtttggtagagggataattcactcaaaaacaaaaattctatcatgttgtttcaaacaaacATCTCCTAATGTGTAATTCTCCTCATGTAGATGTGGAAACGCTGACGAGGGACCGTAAACAGGTGCAGTAGAACGGAAAGACTGCGAATGATGCCGCAAAACATGCTGATCTTCGACCCTGCGATGCCCGCTGAGCCAGTTAAAGACGGCATGACGATCCCTGGAACCCCTGAGCGAATCCTTGCTGAGAAAACTAACAACAATGAGGCTCCTCAACAACCACAGCCACTAGCGACATCAGTCACCATCCCTCTCGTCAACGAGGTGCAGTTAACGGCGGCCACCGGAGGGGCGGAGCTATCCTGTTATCGCTGCACCGTGCCATTTGGCGTGGTGGTTCTGATCGCGGGCATTGTGGTGACCGCCGTGGCATACAGTTTCAACACTCACGGTTCGACCATTTCGTACTTTGGACTTGTGCTGCTCTCAGCCGGGCTGGTTCTGCTTGCTCTGAGTGCTGTTTGCTGGAAAGTTCGTATGGACAGAAAGAAAGAGCGAAGAAGAGAAAGTCAAACGGCTTTGATGGCGCACCAAAGAAGCATCTTTGCTTGAGAATGGAGATCCCAAAATGACTACAGAACCAATTACTCCATCGCGTCAAAACCTTCACAATGGATGCGTGAAAGCATTTTCAGCTCACTCTCGGAATATGTGCTGATGTACAAGAAGGGACGAGCTCGGATGAACTGTTTGCGCATGAAGTAACTAGGCCATTTACGTGAACAAAATCATACGTTGAAGAAATTGTAGTTGGAATTGACTAACGAAAACTAATTGTGGCTAGAAAGCAGTTCGTTTTAACACATATCTCCATCATCATCATGTTGAGTTACTGCTGCCATTATCAATAAAAAGTTTACGCAGACCAGTTGTTTTTTCGCGGGCACTAATAATGCAACGCTAATTGCACCAGGCAAAATGCATCGATTTTGGTGAATAAGGTGAAAGATATCAAAATGAAAAGTGCTGAAAAGAACAAGCATGTTACATGCACACCAACATGCAGAATCAACAAAAATCACGTTTACGttgttctctgcttttgacgtcaaaacataaacagtcatgAACAAAAAATTTGCGCACATCGGATAAGCCAGTATGAACACagataaaggtgtttacatgaaacacgaaatcggggtaatgggcaaataTCTACATTTGGCAATGATTAAACTGTTTTGGAcctaaaggggcggtcacacttgGCTTTAAGCTCGCACATTTTTTTCAGACAACGCAACAGACTAAGTGATGTCTTACAGGAGGGCTTTTGGTGTAAGTAAAtgatacatcacaaataacaaataatattgtatttaaaatgttaaaatatattatctACTTACTATCCTGCAGCTAAATAAATACGCAGCTTTGAAATctatattctttgtattgagccaagatgTCAGAGTGTGCTGTTTCGATCTTTTATTGGTCACGCGTCCTCTCATCATATGAATTCGCAGGTCAGAGTTCGCCAAACTTGAACTCTTGTACGCAACGGAGTAcgaaatttctttgcatgagcttgcgCTTCCAGTCTGCCGCATTCGGATATGcttgaatgggagtgaattgaGCGCAAAATATAGTGTGATCGCTCCATTAACAGTTAAAcatcttaaactgtttatgaccgtTTATAACTcaataaaggaaagccatttaagacatttacatgaccacacccAGTGTTGGCTTATTAACCATAATCGGCATAAGACCTTACATTGTGCTTTTCAACAAAATTCGGTTTACCAATGGCTTTTTCACAGCCTGTAATAACACAACATTAATTGCACAATACAAATAGcgctgacttttgtgaataaggtgcaATATAAAaaaaggtgcgtcccaaaccacacacttctgcactattcaacGGCATTTTGTAGcgtaagtagtgtgagtagtatgtcTACACTTA
This portion of the Myxocyprinus asiaticus isolate MX2 ecotype Aquarium Trade chromosome 14, UBuf_Myxa_2, whole genome shotgun sequence genome encodes:
- the LOC127452019 gene encoding transmembrane protein 100-like — translated: MMPQNMLIFDPAMPAEPVKDGMTIPGTPERILAEKTNNNEAPQQPQPLATSVTIPLVNEVQLTAATGGAELSCYRCTVPFGVVVLIAGIVVTAVAYSFNTHGSTISYFGLVLLSAGLVLLALSAVCWKVRMDRKKERRRESQTALMAHQRSIFA